The nucleotide sequence AATATGCGGAAAAATATGGAAGTGACTTTTATTATAAGAAAGTTTCTAAAAATTAAAATCGCGTCTAACAAAAGCATTAAGTAGGAATTTAACCGCCGGAGCATGATTCAGGGTTTGACGTTTTTGCACGGTTAAATCCTCTTATGCTCAGTCTACTTGCCCAGTTGCAAGGAAAATCCTAATTGAAAAAGGATTTTGATTAACTAAATCCGCCTTTTTCATGCGCTTTTTTGCATAATCCGCTGTTTCAGGGCGTACGTCGCCTGTTTACCTGAACATTTCCAACCAGAAAACCATCCCCTTTAATATCCGTCCTTTTGCCCGGACTTACTTACGTTACACCCCGATATCCAGGGATTAACCTATTCTCTATTCGGCCACAAAAGGACCAGGGTTAGCCTGCATATCTGTTAGCCGAAGCGTCCCGCAAAATGCGGGACCTTCCTAAAAGCATAAGCGGCAGGCTTCCCCGGTCGTTGTTAAATTGTTCCAGGTATTTTTAAGGCAAACCCTAATCTAAAACGTTTCTATGCCAAAGAACTAAGCGACTTGTTTTCCAAAACGTACTTTATCCGATGCTTTTAAAGCGGCGTATTTTTTCTCAAGATAAAAAAAATCCGGTACCTTTTCCCTCTTTCTGATTTCATAGACCCTGTTGTCTTTAACAAGGGCAAAGATCAGTTTTAACAGCTTGCTGGAAGCGGCCACCACATTTTTACGGTAGTTTCTTTTGAGCAGCTGTCGCCTGATGAACTTAACACGCACTTCGGGAATATTTTTAACCGTTTCCTCGGTCATCTTGTATAGAATGCAGGAGAGGCGCCTGTTGCCGATATGGTTGATATGACGGGCCCCGACATATTGCCCGGATTGTGACTGCCTTAAGCTAAAACCGGCATATTTCTCCAACTGCTTGTAATGGGCAAATCCGGAAAGGTCGCGTGTTTCGGCGATAAACAAGACGGCCAGTTTATCGGATATACCTTTGAGCGATGTGAGGATGGCAAAGTACGGCGTGGTCTTTGCCAGTTCTATTAAGCGCTTCATGGTTTTATGCATCTGTTTTTCAACTACTTGCTGTAGTGCAAGCCAGCTATCCAGCGCTATGCGCTCGGCCATCTCTTCTGTTTTATCCAATTTTATCCCGATGCTTTCTTTGGCATGGCGCTGCAGTTTTTTCAAATAAATAGATCCACACTGGCTGCGCGAAATGCGGTTTAGCTCCTTTGTTTCGTATTCTGTATCAAGTTCTAAAAAGTGCTTGGCACAAAAATATTTACTAAGCAGATAGGCTGCTGATTTTGTATCTAAACGCAGCACCTTTAAGAACTCCGGGAAAGTCCTGTCCAGCAAAGAGTGGATGCGGTTACGCTGTT is from Calditrichota bacterium and encodes:
- a CDS encoding IS110 family transposase; the protein is SNAQRGFFDFYKEYSDEIKAMHALSIAYDKLRHNLVQQRNRIHSLLDRTFPEFLKVLRLDTKSAAYLLSKYFCAKHFLELDTEYETKELNRISRSQCGSIYLKKLQRHAKESIGIKLDKTEEMAERIALDSWLALQQVVEKQMHKTMKRLIELAKTTPYFAILTSLKGISDKLAVLFIAETRDLSGFAHYKQLEKYAGFSLRQSQSGQYVGARHINHIGNRRLSCILYKMTEETVKNIPEVRVKFIRRQLLKRNYRKNVVAASSKLLKLIFALVKDNRVYEIRKREKVPDFFYLEKKYAALKASDKVRFGKQVA